CATTCTTAAAACTAATCTACTCACATCTTCCTCTTACAAGGAGTTAAAATCACCAACACATTTTCTATAGATATGAATAGAAACAAAATCGATTTCCATCTGCTACTAAAGAACAAGTGTTTCTGATCTCAGATCAGCTCAGTGGAGCTTTATACCACCTCCCTTCTTACTTCGTTTGTTCTTTCCACCACccgttttcttttttcctttactgATATAGCTGCTACTGCTTTCGTTGTTTCTAGATGGACCAGAATGTAACAAGTGCTTCACATCTAATACACCGTTTCTGAAATGACCTTCACTTGATTTCAGCACTCTGTCCTCAGGCATGCGCCTCTCCACCGCTCTTTTAGTTCCACCACCAAGCTTCCGCTCATATCGTCCAAGAATCAAACTCTAAGAACAAAAATAGTTAGTACAAGTTTTGCAAAATGGTCAGATGAGATATCAACTAGAAAAGCGGAACAAAACATCAATCACCTCTTGTAACATTTTCTGTTCCCTCTCCTTTTGGTTCTTCATTTGTGCTCGTGCTACACTTAATGGCAGTCTCTGCTTCTTAGGAGGCTATTACATTCAAGAAACTTTAATCACATTACATATATAAGTTacagttttaaaataataaagaaataaatacagATAAAAAAGTTTTCACCTTTCCACCTAAAGAAACTATCTTCTTATTTTCCAActcctttctttccttccagGTCATTCGTGAGGAGCCTGAAATGGAATTAAGTTTAAGTGAGCTTTGACTCGTGAAAATTGCATAAAGAACTATGCAATGGAATGGACTGAAATCAAAGGTACATAAAAACCATGGAACAAATATGAACACGATGATACATCTGATAAGTGTTCtcatttcaaagaaaaaaactgTCAAGTTTGAATAGGAACTACATTTATCTTTAGATCAAACTACTTACAGATATATcaactcaaaattcaattaGATTGCAATCAAAACTATCAGAATTGTACCATCATGAGAACCGAGATgtaacaattttaaaacaagtCATCCATGTCAAACTCAAGGGTCATGGAGCACCAtgagtattttaatcatttattgaAACTAAGGAAAAATCCTGCCAGTCTTGATGAATTTCAGTTAAAATACACTGAAACTTTGTGAAATGATGCCCCTCCAGTGTCTGCATCTGCATTCCAAGACCACATTACACAACTCCACCCCCACCAGACATGTGCACAGAAGCCCAGCACTGCCCAAGAAAAACCACCACTGCTAAGAAGTGGGTGAAATTTTGAGAAACCTTCAATGCAATCCTGGCTGAGAAGTGAATTCTAAAGCCAGACCCCACCCATCTAGGAGAAACTTAACTGTTTTGATACACTCTATACTGTAGGCTTAGATACATCCATTCTTCTGGTGAGATTTCACAAACCTAGATAAAAAAAAGTGGGATTCTATTTATTCTATTAAGGTGAGATGCTTCAACCTTCCCCTAGATGGCTTGTTCTATCTTTTTTCTAATAAggtttttatcaatatatcccAACTTTTCACTTTAAACCCATGAAGCCCATTTCAACCTAAATTGATTACCAACAACCTTTCTTCTGTGTTCTAGGGCTGACCTGCATCATACTCGATTTGGTTGTTCCATATTCTAGCTGAAATTTAAACCTCAATGAATTGTTTGACAATCATCTCCATCTAATTGCTTTTGTCATGGAATCTTTCTAGGTAGATTCATGACCACAATTGATGTCAATCTCAACTCTCAATTTGTTCCACTTTCTACAGAATATCAATTATTGAATCTCATAATAGTTTTCCAATTTACAATGTTTAGAGCTTGTCAAAATTTCATCAATAAACAGAAGGAATCAAACCCTGCTATTTGCCTTATGAAGGAACTCGCTACCAGCTGGTGGTAGGCCATGCACAACTACTATGATTTTCACAACGGGGTGATACCACATCCTTTTTGTGGATTTTagcttttattcttttttctgctTTTGATAGTAAACTGGTAGTAGCTATAAGAAATAAAGGAATACAAAGAAGGATGGTAGTCCCTTCATCCAAGAACACACACCCACCCCCAAAGGAACACAAAGAGGTCCCCTCTTCACAGACTGTCAGCCTCCTGATGAGCTGGTAAGGGCTCACACATGGAGGATACTACATTCCTTGACAAAGAAAGGATCCAACAAATCCAAAGATCATACCTCCACAAGCCTCTGCTCCATGTGGAAGCCCAAGAGATAACAATCAGAAGTGTCCTCTTTGACAATGAGACTCATACACCCCATTAAAGGTGGCCTCTCTTCTCTACAATAACAATAGCAACTCCACCTCAATGAACCATCTGCAACCAGCCAGTTTGGTGAAGACCCAAATCAACACTTCCCTGTTGTCTCTAAAATGCTCTCAATACAAGGTGGCCTGAATTACCCATTGTGCATCCATAAAACTAAAAGCTTGACTCTTGAGACAACCAATAGGAAGGGAGGGCACTTGCAGGAGATGGAGCTCCTTCCCACAATGGCACAACAGTTCAATACCAATCACTAGAATTCAGCAAAAAAAGAATTTCTGAAAACTTTGTGAGATGTTAACTCCAATCCTCAGAAATTATAGTGAAAGGAATTTCTGCAAACACTTTCAGACTTCCACACATAGACATTGAGATTTAGAGTTATGACTTTTGAACAACTTTTAGCAACTACTTCATTTATCACAACAAACCAATTTGCAGTATCACAgatttttggggaaaaaaaaacatcaatatATAAATCATACTAAAGAACTAGCGATCTCATCGTAATACCTTAAGTTTAGCAATAAATACAAGTTTGACAATGAATAAATCACagataatattaaatttttggatAGGGATATGAAGAAGTAAATAAAAGGCACTCCCACACTTGATGTGTCTGTGGTGGCTTGCTCTAGAGCTTAGCATTTGATACAAGATATTACTCTAAGATTTGAgtgtttgaaaacaattttgatattCCCATGAAAATGAATTTGCAGGAAGAATTGGGGAACATGTGCTTTTAGAATCATAACTAAGGATGCCACCAGAAATTTATAATGAGAGAATCTTACTTAAGTGGATTCTcaaaagaacacaaaaataaGTCCAATA
The sequence above is drawn from the Vitis riparia cultivar Riparia Gloire de Montpellier isolate 1030 chromosome 6, EGFV_Vit.rip_1.0, whole genome shotgun sequence genome and encodes:
- the LOC117916901 gene encoding uncharacterized protein LOC117916901, with the translated sequence MAKKKQVAKEGSMEEPKMDMRKIMKEIEFLGSSRMTWKERKELENKKIVSLGGKPPKKQRLPLSVARAQMKNQKEREQKMLQESLILGRYERKLGGGTKRAVERRMPEDRVLKSSEGHFRNGVLDVKHLLHSGPSRNNESSSSYISKGKKKTGGGKNKRSKKGGGIKLH